From Psychroflexus torquis ATCC 700755, the proteins below share one genomic window:
- a CDS encoding DUF456 domain-containing protein, whose protein sequence is MSILLISLGFICCLVGLVGSVLPVVPGLIISWLGILLLFWVPEVEVSSSLLWITLAVTLLILILDYIIPILGTKKLGGSKFGMYGAGVGLVVGFIAPIPLGILIGPFVGAYLGEVVFAKKASRPALKAALGSFLGFLTSTVLELMASLSFFVIFMYKLIQYRAVLF, encoded by the coding sequence ATGAGTATACTTTTAATCAGTTTAGGATTTATCTGTTGTCTAGTTGGCTTAGTAGGCAGCGTCCTTCCTGTCGTTCCCGGATTAATCATAAGCTGGTTGGGGATTTTATTGTTATTCTGGGTCCCCGAAGTAGAAGTGAGTTCCAGTCTGCTTTGGATCACATTGGCAGTGACGTTGCTCATTTTAATCCTAGACTACATCATTCCTATTCTAGGAACAAAAAAACTAGGAGGTAGTAAATTTGGGATGTATGGTGCAGGGGTTGGACTTGTGGTAGGCTTCATTGCTCCTATTCCTTTAGGAATTCTCATCGGTCCCTTTGTTGGAGCTTATTTAGGTGAAGTGGTTTTTGCCAAAAAGGCGAGTCGACCCGCTTTAAAAGCGGCACTAGGATCTTTTCTAGGCTTTTTAACGTCTACGGTTTTGGAGCTAATGGCGAGTTTATCGTTTTTTGTGATTTTTATGTACAAACTCATTCAGTATAGAGCTGTTTTATTCTGA
- a CDS encoding TIGR04283 family arsenosugar biosynthesis glycosyltransferase — MLISIIIPSLNEETHIAKTLRHTLKLKGNFEILVVDGGSNDRTLEIVKDFSEVKRLCSPKGRALQMNLGARHAQGEILVFLHADTFLPKEAYASIYQLCKAKNTVGGSFRLVVDDPNPIFKIYTWFSQWNLEFFTYGDHALFIKKRVFETVTGFKPIPFMEDVEIQHRLRREGRFKKSKLAVVTSGRRFRNNGLIFQITVDFLLVMLFKLGIAPKRLKKYYPDNISFKNRNKK; from the coding sequence ATGCTTATTAGTATCATCATACCTAGCCTTAACGAAGAAACACATATAGCGAAAACCCTAAGGCATACCTTGAAATTAAAGGGGAATTTTGAAATCCTTGTGGTCGATGGGGGAAGCAATGATCGAACTTTAGAAATCGTTAAAGACTTTTCTGAGGTAAAGCGTTTATGCTCTCCAAAAGGTCGTGCCTTACAAATGAATCTAGGAGCTAGACACGCACAAGGAGAAATATTGGTATTTCTTCATGCGGATACCTTTCTCCCCAAGGAGGCCTATGCCTCTATCTATCAGCTTTGTAAAGCTAAGAATACGGTGGGTGGCAGTTTCCGACTAGTGGTGGACGACCCAAATCCTATTTTCAAAATATACACGTGGTTCAGTCAATGGAACCTTGAGTTTTTCACTTATGGTGACCATGCCCTATTTATTAAGAAACGAGTTTTTGAAACCGTCACTGGTTTTAAACCTATTCCCTTTATGGAAGATGTCGAAATTCAACATCGGCTACGGCGTGAAGGCCGATTTAAAAAATCTAAGCTAGCCGTGGTCACTTCCGGCCGACGCTTTCGAAACAATGGGCTCATTTTTCAAATTACTGTAGACTTTCTTTTGGTGATGCTTTTTAAGCTAGGAATTGCACCAAAACGCTTAAAAAAATACTATCCAGATAACATCTCGTTCAAAAATAGAAATAAAAAATAG
- a CDS encoding OmpA/MotB family protein, with protein MIKKRTLFLAVSLSVILASCVSKKKYTELEGNLNETESELVQTRLEKEDLESQMEQIEMRVEGYNNKIASLSTEKEGMMVQVPNENLVLSENNKAAMRKTLKSVPAAKLEGAKSLKDSLNIAIAHNISKNMGESGSDLNISIEETMVKINIDDNLLFGDSSFRVGSDADEILSRIAKVLNSEPSLEVLVEGHTDSRTIKKDSYIIDNWDLSARRSAAIVRRLENKFGVASDQLIVAGRSSYDPLVPNDTKDNMAKNRRTQIVIMPNLDKFFAMLGDD; from the coding sequence ATGATAAAAAAAAGAACATTATTTTTGGCCGTAAGCCTATCTGTAATTCTTGCTAGCTGTGTATCCAAAAAGAAATATACAGAACTAGAGGGTAATTTGAATGAGACGGAATCTGAGCTCGTACAAACGCGTTTAGAAAAAGAAGATCTGGAAAGTCAAATGGAGCAGATTGAAATGCGTGTGGAGGGTTACAATAACAAAATAGCCTCTTTAAGTACGGAGAAAGAAGGTATGATGGTACAAGTGCCGAACGAAAACTTAGTCCTATCTGAAAACAACAAAGCTGCAATGCGAAAAACTTTAAAAAGTGTTCCTGCTGCTAAACTCGAAGGTGCTAAGTCTTTAAAAGATTCGTTGAACATCGCTATTGCTCATAACATTTCTAAAAATATGGGAGAGTCTGGGAGTGACCTCAATATTTCTATTGAAGAAACTATGGTGAAAATCAATATTGACGACAACCTGCTTTTTGGTGACAGTAGCTTTAGAGTGGGGAGTGATGCAGACGAAATCCTATCCAGAATTGCAAAGGTTTTAAATTCTGAACCTTCCCTAGAAGTTTTGGTAGAAGGACACACCGACAGTAGAACTATAAAAAAAGATAGTTATATTATAGATAACTGGGATCTTAGCGCTAGAAGAAGTGCTGCGATTGTAAGACGACTTGAAAATAAATTTGGAGTTGCTTCTGATCAGTTGATTGTTGCTGGGCGTTCTAGTTATGATCCTTTAGTACCTAACGATACTAAAGACAATATGGCAAAAAACAGAAGAACACAAATCGTGATTATGCCAAACCTAGATAAATTTTTTGCTATGCTAGGGGATGACTAA
- a CDS encoding adenylate/guanylate cyclase domain-containing protein, which yields MNLTQSDSDLIRPVVNFTFNYLFLTTLGYTFVLIGTSLFYSEMVDYIGLRAITNFFTGKYSKSKVEDRVFMFLDMKSSTTIAEKIGHKQYYQLLNDYYRDMTSAIVSTEGEIYQYVGDEIVVSWYYKKGIKDNNCVRCFFLIKDQMEKRSSSYQQKFGVVPRFKAGIHSGQVTAGSVGVIKKEILFTGDVLNTTARIQGQCNEEGVDLLISQTLEAVLDLGKKYEAQAKGSFELRGRDQMIDLFSVDRI from the coding sequence ATGAATCTTACCCAATCAGATTCAGATTTGATTCGTCCCGTTGTAAATTTCACATTCAATTATTTGTTTTTAACCACTCTGGGCTACACCTTTGTTCTTATAGGAACAAGTCTTTTTTATTCAGAAATGGTAGATTACATTGGCTTAAGGGCGATTACTAATTTTTTTACAGGCAAATATTCTAAATCTAAAGTGGAGGATCGTGTATTTATGTTTCTGGACATGAAATCTTCAACCACCATCGCAGAGAAAATTGGACATAAACAGTACTATCAATTGCTCAACGATTATTATCGAGACATGACAAGTGCAATCGTATCGACTGAAGGTGAAATATATCAATATGTTGGTGACGAAATTGTTGTGTCTTGGTATTATAAAAAAGGAATCAAAGACAATAATTGCGTTCGATGTTTTTTCTTAATCAAGGATCAAATGGAAAAACGTTCCTCGTCTTACCAACAAAAGTTTGGAGTTGTTCCAAGATTTAAAGCAGGAATTCACTCCGGACAAGTAACAGCTGGGTCAGTTGGTGTAATCAAGAAGGAAATTCTTTTTACAGGGGATGTGCTAAATACCACTGCTCGTATACAAGGTCAATGTAATGAAGAGGGTGTGGATCTACTCATTTCACAAACGTTGGAAGCCGTCTTGGATCTGGGAAAGAAGTATGAAGCTCAAGCCAAAGGCTCTTTCGAGTTGAGAGGTAGAGACCAGATGATTGACCTCTTTTCAGTTGACCGAATTTAG
- a CDS encoding PD40 domain-containing protein, giving the protein MNKKLFLLLTIGLNFLLLSCKQTNSNQPYLNQTPPITIPKLFAPLIVNTDSIEINTVFNSSFTEMFFTRIINKKFVIHHSELIEGNWNLPKPIQMFIDQEKESVAIDPSISQDGNTMYFLGISPEDHLKKSKPDIYKSQKNNGKWQLATKVEHPISTQEYAESYPVVVADGSLYFTSDRPGSLGKRDIYRAQYLGDGKFDSPINIGPEVNSEKGERSTYVSPDESFLITANTYSNEKGFAVSFKKNGKWQRPTFFNLGENINEDWNYYCPYMSPDNNYFFFSKRYSSPVNSGWKGVTKGEVYWVKSNEIFKHKEK; this is encoded by the coding sequence ATGAATAAAAAACTCTTTCTATTATTAACAATTGGACTAAATTTTTTGTTGCTAAGCTGTAAACAAACAAATTCTAATCAACCGTATTTAAACCAAACTCCGCCTATTACAATTCCAAAATTATTTGCTCCGTTAATTGTTAACACGGACAGCATTGAAATTAATACGGTGTTTAACTCCTCTTTTACCGAAATGTTTTTTACAAGAATTATTAATAAAAAATTTGTTATTCATCATTCTGAATTAATTGAAGGTAATTGGAATTTGCCAAAACCTATACAAATGTTTATTGACCAAGAAAAAGAGTCAGTTGCGATTGACCCTTCAATTAGCCAAGACGGGAATACAATGTATTTTCTTGGTATTAGTCCAGAAGACCATTTAAAAAAGTCTAAGCCTGACATTTACAAAAGCCAAAAAAATAATGGTAAATGGCAATTAGCGACAAAAGTTGAACACCCTATATCAACACAAGAATATGCAGAATCATACCCTGTTGTAGTTGCAGACGGAAGTTTGTACTTCACATCTGACAGGCCCGGTAGCTTAGGTAAAAGAGACATTTATCGTGCTCAGTATTTAGGAGATGGGAAGTTTGACTCTCCAATAAATATTGGTCCTGAAGTAAATTCTGAAAAAGGAGAAAGAAGTACTTATGTTTCACCTGATGAAAGTTTCTTAATAACTGCCAATACATATTCTAATGAAAAGGGGTTTGCGGTATCTTTCAAAAAAAATGGCAAATGGCAAAGGCCTACTTTTTTTAACCTTGGAGAGAATATAAATGAAGATTGGAATTATTACTGTCCCTATATGTCGCCTGACAATAATTATTTTTTCTTCTCGAAAAGATATAGTTCTCCTGTAAATAGTGGATGGAAAGGAGTGACGAAAGGTGAAGTGTATTGGGTTAAATCAAATGAGATTTTTAAACATAAAGAAAAATAA